A section of the Phaseolus vulgaris cultivar G19833 chromosome 8, P. vulgaris v2.0, whole genome shotgun sequence genome encodes:
- the LOC137826340 gene encoding UNC93-like protein 1, which yields MGDEEPGNQVQQSETSKGSCSPFLRYNSPLVQVILIGVVCFCCPGMFNALSGMGGGGQLNHTASNNSLTALYTTFSIFGILGGAIYNILGPHLTLLAGCSTYVLYTSSLLYYNHHHHQAFAILSGALLGVGAGLLWAAQGAIMTSYPPINRKGTYISIFWSIFNMGGVIGGLIPFILNYHRSEAASVNDGTYIGFMCFMSVGTLLSLAILPACKVVRDDGSRCTSMLYSNLSTECVEVRKLFSNWKVLLMVPAAWSSNFFYPYQFNEVNGALFNLRTRGLNSVFYWGAQMLGSVGIGYVMDFSYERRRVRGLVGVVVVGVLGTVIWGGALANQLRYSSKDLPEKLDFKSSGFAGPFALYFSFGLLDAMFQSLVYWVIGALADDSEILSRYSGLFKGIQSAGIAVAWQIDEQNVCLMSQLIVNWVLTTISYPLLFVLVMFAVKDE from the exons ATGGGAGATGAAGAACCAGGCAACCAAGTCCAACAATCTGAAACCTCTAAAGGTTCATGTTCACCCTTTTTAAGGTACAACTCACCACTAGTTCAAGTGATTCTCATTGGTGTTGTCTGCTTTTGCTGCCCCGGCATGTTCAACGCCCTCTCAGGAATGGGTGGTGGAGGCCAACTGAACCACACTGCCTCCAACAACTCCCTCACTGCCCTCTACACCACTTTTTCCATATTTGGCATCCTTGGCGGCGCCATCTACAACATCCTTGGACCTCACCTGACCCTTCTCGCAGGATGTTCCACCTACGTCCTCTACACATCCTCCTTACTCTACTACAACCATCACCACCACCAAGCCTTTGCCATTCTCTCCGGTGCTCTCCTTGGTGTAGGAGCAGGCCTCTTATGGGCTGCACAAGGTGCAATCATGACATCTTACCCTCCAATCAATAGAAAAG GCACTTACATATCTATTTTCTGGAGCATCTTCAACATGGGTGGAGTAATTGGTGGCTTGATTCCTTTCATCTTGAACTACCATCGTAGTGAGGCTGCTTCGGTCAATGATGGAACCTACATAGGCTTCATGTGCTTTATGTCAGTGGGAACCCTCTTGTCCTTGGCCATCTTGCCTGCATGCAAGGTTGTTCGTGATGATGGCAGCAGGTGCACCAGCATGTTGTACTCCAATTTGTCCACCGAATGTGTGGAGGTTCGCAAGTTGTTTTCCAATTGGAAGGTGCTTCTTATGGTTCCCGCAGCTTGGTCCAGCAACTTCTTTTACCCTTACCAGTTCAATGAAGTGAACGGGGCACTGTTTAATTTGAGAACTAGAGGGTTGAACAGTGTGTTCTATTGGGGGGCTCAGATGCTGGGTTCAGTGGGGATTGGATATGTGATGGATTTCAGCTATGAGAGGAGAAGGGTGAGGGGGTTGGTGGGAGTTGTGGTGGTTGGTGTTCTTGGGACTGTAATTTGGGGTGGTGCACTTGCTAATCAGCTTAGGTACTCCTCCAAAGATTTGCCTGAAAAGTTGGATTTTAAGTCCTCAGGCTTTGCAGGGCCTTTTGCCTTGTACTTTAGTTTTGGGTTGCTAGATGCCATGTTCCAGAGCTTGGTCTATTGGGTTATTGGAGCCCTGGCTGATGATTCTGAGATCCTCAGCAG GTACAGTGGGTTGTTTAAAGGAATACAAAGTGCAGGGATTGCTGTTGCATGGCAAATTGATGAACAGAATGTGTGTTTGATGTCCCAGTTGATAGTGAATTGGGTGCTCACAACAATAAGCTACCCATTACTCTTTGTTTTGGTCATGTTTGCTGTGAAAGATGAATAG